One genomic segment of Vulpes vulpes isolate BD-2025 chromosome 2, VulVul3, whole genome shotgun sequence includes these proteins:
- the ZDHHC12 gene encoding palmitoyltransferase ZDHHC12 isoform X3 gives MAPWALLSPGVLVRTGHTVLTWGITLVLFLHDTALRQWEEQGELLLPLTFLLLVLGSLLLYLAVSLMDPGYVNVQPQPQEEAKEEQTAMVPQAIPLRRCRYCLVLQPLRARHCRECRRCVRRYDHHCPWMENCVGERNHPLFVAYLALQLVVLLWGLYLACPGGYGCGPAGCCLPPSCCSPSSLWWPACSSPHTSTWWPVTPPPGSSSPRTALPTSASAPATPSTAA, from the exons ATGGCGCCCTGGGCGCTCCtcagtcctggggtcctggtgcGGACCGGGCACACTGTGCTGACCTGGGGGATCACGCTGGTGCTCTTCTTGCACGATACCG CGCTGCGGCAGTGGGAAGAGCAGGGAGAGCTGCTCCTGCCCCTCACCTTCCTGCTCCTCGTGCTGGGTTCCCTGCTGCTCTACCTGGCCGTGTCGCTCATGGATCCAGGCTATGTGAatgtccagccccagccccag GAGGAGGCCAAGGAGGAGCAGACAGCCATGGTTCCTCAAGCCATCCCCCTTCGGCGCTGCAGATACTGCCTGGTGCTG cAGCCCTTGCGGGCCCGGCACTGCCGGGAGTGCCGTCGCTGTGTGCGCCGCTACGACCACCACTGCCCCTGGATGGAGAACTGCGTGGGGGAACGCAACCACCCGCTCTTCGTGGCCTACCTGGCGCTGCAGCTGGTGGTGCTTCTGTGGGGCCTGTACCTGGCATG CCCTGGGGGCTATGGCTGCGGTCCAGCGGGCTGTTGTTTGCCACCTTCCTGCTGCTCTCCGTCTTCTCTCTGGTGGCCAGCCTGCTCCTCGCCTCACACCTCTACCTGGTGGCCAGTAACACCACCACCTGGGAGTTCATCTCCTCGCACCGCATTGCCTACCTCCGCCAGCGCCCCAGCAACCCCTTCGACCGCGGCCTGA
- the ZDHHC12 gene encoding palmitoyltransferase ZDHHC12 isoform X1, which produces MAPWALLSPGVLVRTGHTVLTWGITLVLFLHDTALRQWEEQGELLLPLTFLLLVLGSLLLYLAVSLMDPGYVNVQPQPQEEAKEEQTAMVPQAIPLRRCRYCLVLQPLRARHCRECRRCVRRYDHHCPWMENCVGERNHPLFVAYLALQLVVLLWGLYLAWSGLHFFQPWGLWLRSSGLLFATFLLLSVFSLVASLLLASHLYLVASNTTTWEFISSHRIAYLRQRPSNPFDRGLTRNLAHFFCGWPSGSWEALWAEGEEEEEGGSQAV; this is translated from the exons ATGGCGCCCTGGGCGCTCCtcagtcctggggtcctggtgcGGACCGGGCACACTGTGCTGACCTGGGGGATCACGCTGGTGCTCTTCTTGCACGATACCG CGCTGCGGCAGTGGGAAGAGCAGGGAGAGCTGCTCCTGCCCCTCACCTTCCTGCTCCTCGTGCTGGGTTCCCTGCTGCTCTACCTGGCCGTGTCGCTCATGGATCCAGGCTATGTGAatgtccagccccagccccag GAGGAGGCCAAGGAGGAGCAGACAGCCATGGTTCCTCAAGCCATCCCCCTTCGGCGCTGCAGATACTGCCTGGTGCTG cAGCCCTTGCGGGCCCGGCACTGCCGGGAGTGCCGTCGCTGTGTGCGCCGCTACGACCACCACTGCCCCTGGATGGAGAACTGCGTGGGGGAACGCAACCACCCGCTCTTCGTGGCCTACCTGGCGCTGCAGCTGGTGGTGCTTCTGTGGGGCCTGTACCTGGCATG GTCTGGCCTCCATTTCTTCCAGCCCTGGGGGCTATGGCTGCGGTCCAGCGGGCTGTTGTTTGCCACCTTCCTGCTGCTCTCCGTCTTCTCTCTGGTGGCCAGCCTGCTCCTCGCCTCACACCTCTACCTGGTGGCCAGTAACACCACCACCTGGGAGTTCATCTCCTCGCACCGCATTGCCTACCTCCGCCAGCGCCCCAGCAACCCCTTCGACCGCGGCCTGACCCGCAACCTGGCCCACTTCTTCTGCGGATggccctcagggtcctgggaggccCTCTGGGccgagggagaggaggaggaggagggcggcaGCCAGGCTGTTTAG
- the ZDHHC12 gene encoding palmitoyltransferase ZDHHC12 isoform X2 has product MAPWALLSPGVLVRTGHTVLTWGITLVLFLHDTALRQWEEQGELLLPLTFLLLVLGSLLLYLAVSLMDPGYVNVQPQPQEEAKEEQTAMVPQAIPLRRCRYCLVLPLRARHCRECRRCVRRYDHHCPWMENCVGERNHPLFVAYLALQLVVLLWGLYLAWSGLHFFQPWGLWLRSSGLLFATFLLLSVFSLVASLLLASHLYLVASNTTTWEFISSHRIAYLRQRPSNPFDRGLTRNLAHFFCGWPSGSWEALWAEGEEEEEGGSQAV; this is encoded by the exons ATGGCGCCCTGGGCGCTCCtcagtcctggggtcctggtgcGGACCGGGCACACTGTGCTGACCTGGGGGATCACGCTGGTGCTCTTCTTGCACGATACCG CGCTGCGGCAGTGGGAAGAGCAGGGAGAGCTGCTCCTGCCCCTCACCTTCCTGCTCCTCGTGCTGGGTTCCCTGCTGCTCTACCTGGCCGTGTCGCTCATGGATCCAGGCTATGTGAatgtccagccccagccccag GAGGAGGCCAAGGAGGAGCAGACAGCCATGGTTCCTCAAGCCATCCCCCTTCGGCGCTGCAGATACTGCCTGGTGCTG CCCTTGCGGGCCCGGCACTGCCGGGAGTGCCGTCGCTGTGTGCGCCGCTACGACCACCACTGCCCCTGGATGGAGAACTGCGTGGGGGAACGCAACCACCCGCTCTTCGTGGCCTACCTGGCGCTGCAGCTGGTGGTGCTTCTGTGGGGCCTGTACCTGGCATG GTCTGGCCTCCATTTCTTCCAGCCCTGGGGGCTATGGCTGCGGTCCAGCGGGCTGTTGTTTGCCACCTTCCTGCTGCTCTCCGTCTTCTCTCTGGTGGCCAGCCTGCTCCTCGCCTCACACCTCTACCTGGTGGCCAGTAACACCACCACCTGGGAGTTCATCTCCTCGCACCGCATTGCCTACCTCCGCCAGCGCCCCAGCAACCCCTTCGACCGCGGCCTGACCCGCAACCTGGCCCACTTCTTCTGCGGATggccctcagggtcctgggaggccCTCTGGGccgagggagaggaggaggaggagggcggcaGCCAGGCTGTTTAG